The genomic window GAGCCCGGCGACAACTGGGCCGCCGACTACCCGAGCGCGGGCGAGCGGGTGGGCGCCGGCATGTTCGCCAAGCGGGCCGCGAACCACGGCGCCCGCCAGCCGTTCGGCGGCTGGGAGATCCGTCGGCGCTCGGACGGCGCGGCGATCGGCGGCATCGGTTTCCACGGGGCGCCCGACGAGCACGGCACCGCCACCATCGGCTACGGCCTGTCCGAGTCGGTGCGCGGCCAGGGCTACGCGAGCGAGGCGCTGCGCGGCATCCTGGCGGCCGCGCCCGGCTGGGGCGTCAAGCGCCTGATCGGCGACACCGACCTCGGCAACACCCCGTCCCAGCGGGTGATGGAGGCCTGCGGCCTGACCTTCACCCACCAGGACGAGGAGCTGAAGTACTACGGGATCGACCTGGCCTGACCAGCCCGGTCGGGACGGTCGCCGGCCGGGGCCAGGAGCAGCTCGCGCACGTGCTCCCGCGCCGCCTCGGCCGCCTCGGCGGGCAGCGCCGCGTCGGTCACCCAGGTGTCCACCTCGGCCAGTTCGGCGAAGGTCGACAGGCCGACCACGCCCCACTTGGTGTGGTCGGCCACCGCCACCACCCGGCGGGCCGAGGCCACGAAGTTCCGGTTGGTCTCCGCCTCGGCCAGGTTCGGGGTGGACAGGCCCGCCTCCGGGGAGAGGCCGTGGGTGCCGAGGAAGAGCAGGTCGAAGTGGAGCGAGCGGATCGCCCGGTCGGCCACCGGGCCGACCAGCGAGTCCGAGGGGGTGCGCACCCCGCCGGTCAGCACCACGGTGGTGCCCACCGCCTCGCCCTGCCGCTGGGCCCGCTCGAACACGTCGGCCACCCGCACCGAGTTGGTCACCACCGTCAACTGCCCGACCGACGTGAGGTGCTGGGCGAGCGCGAAGGTGGTGGTGCCGCCGGAGAGCGCGATCGCGCTGCCGGGCGCCACCAGGCAGGACGCCGCCCGGGCGATCTCCTCCTTGGCGGACAGCTCCAGCGCCGACTTCGCCTCGAAGCCCGGCTCGTGGGTGCGGGCCTCCTCGACCGGCACCGCGCCGCCGTGCACCTTCTCGATCGTGCCGAGCTTGGCGAGCGCGTCCAGGTCACGGCGGATCGTCATGTCGGAGACGTTCAGCCGCCGGGTCAGCTCGTTGACCCGCACACCGCCGCGCCGCCGGACCTCGTCGAGGATCAGCGCCCGGCGCTGCTCGGCGAGCAGGTTGCTGTTGTCGGCCACGTGCGCTGTCCCGCCTCTCGGTGCTCCTTCAATGGGATTATCCTGCCACGTCAGCCCGGCCGGACGGGGAGCAGCGGCCCGGGGGTCACCCGCGGGGCAGCGGGAGGTCGGCGGGCACCAGGAGCTGGAGGTCCTCGGTGGAGGGGTCCGGCAGCTGGGCGACCCGCATCGCGTGCCGCTCGACCATGGTCTCGAAGACCTGCCGGGCGGTGCGTCCGTTGCCGAAGGACGGCCCGCGGTGCAGCGTGCCGAAGTGGTCGAGCAGCGCGCCGGCGGTCGCCTCGGCGAGCTCGTACTCGTGCTCCGCGCACTGGGTGCGGGCGATCTCCAGCAGTTCGGCGTCGGTGTAGTCGGGGAAGGTGATGGTGCGCGAGAACCGGGAGGAGACCCCGGGGTTGGAGCCCAGGAAGCGCTCCATCTCGGCGGTGTAGCCGGCCACGATCACCACCACCGCGTCGCGGTGGTCCTCCATCAGCTTCACCAGGGTGTCGATCGCCTCCCGGCCGAAGTCGCGGGCGCCGTCCTCGGGGGAGAGCGTGTACGCCTCGTCGATGAACAGCACCCCGCCCCGGGCCTGTTCGAAGGCGGCCTGGGTGCGGATCGCGGTGGAGCCGATGTGCTCGCCCACCAGGTCCACCCGGGCCACCTCGACCAGGTGCCCGCGCTGCAGCACCCCGAGCGAGGCCAGGATCTCGCCGTAGAGCCGGGCCACCGTGGTCTTGCCGGTCCCGGGGGAGCCGGTGAAGACCAGGTGCCGGCGGAGCGAGGGCGCCTTCAGTCCGGCCTGCTGGCGGCGGCGCCCCACCGAGATCAGGTCGATCAGGGTGCGCACCTCCTGCTTCACGGTGGCCAGCCCGATCAGCGCGTCCAGTTCGGCCAGCGCCTCGTCCGCGGGGCGGCAGTCCGGGATCGGCGCGATCTGGGGCGGGGCGACCAGCGCCGGACCCGCCGTCAGCTGCGCGGTGCGCGGCGCGGGGACGGTCTCGGCGGGGGCCTTGGCACTGGGCACGTCGTCCGAGGTGCAGGCCTCCACCACCGGGCCCGGCTCGGCGAACTCGAAGCCGGCCCGGCCGTTCTGCTCGGCCCGGCAGCGGGTCAGCACGGTGCGGCAGCCGTCGATCACATGGAAGCCGAAGCCCTTGCCCTGCACCGCCCGGCAGTTCTCGAAACTGCCCCTGCCCTGCGCCGAGACGTAGACCGCCGCCTCCGCGCTGCCCCGCACCACGCAGTCGCGCAGCACCGGGTCGGCCCCCTTGGTGACGATCACCCCGGTGGCCACCTCGGCGATCTCGCACTCCGTCAGCAGACCGCCGCTGCCGTGGTCGC from Kitasatospora sp. NBC_01250 includes these protein-coding regions:
- a CDS encoding right-handed parallel beta-helix repeat-containing protein, translating into MTEHRVRVTQDSGSRWRRRAGEYQTLAEALAAAEPGDTVTVRPGVFRENVLLDKAVTVVPAEGPGTVRIDPSSGVALTITAAATVRDLVVEGFDSSAAAVLVTGPEAAATLIGCRVDTHSAVGIEVTERATARLTGCTVSNPAGLGLRLRGAATAQIEECEVAAAGQAGLAVLEGAEARLDRCRLHHAAGAGVLLTDAGSLAELTGCELYEIRGSGVQAEAKAVGRLTDCAVHRVTGNGLTLDTEAELHLVECRLHELPENAADLRGHSTLTLERCTVRAFGRGALSVWDPGTRAEATGCVIEDSTGDYPAIWVSDGAQLTLADCTLHDLPDALFVLDRDSRATVTDTSFSRIRSSAISVSSGATVALERCRVREAGTGLWFRDHGSGGLLTECEIAEVATGVIVTKGADPVLRDCVVRGSAEAAVYVSAQGRGSFENCRAVQGKGFGFHVIDGCRTVLTRCRAEQNGRAGFEFAEPGPVVEACTSDDVPSAKAPAETVPAPRTAQLTAGPALVAPPQIAPIPDCRPADEALAELDALIGLATVKQEVRTLIDLISVGRRRQQAGLKAPSLRRHLVFTGSPGTGKTTVARLYGEILASLGVLQRGHLVEVARVDLVGEHIGSTAIRTQAAFEQARGGVLFIDEAYTLSPEDGARDFGREAIDTLVKLMEDHRDAVVVIVAGYTAEMERFLGSNPGVSSRFSRTITFPDYTDAELLEIARTQCAEHEYELAEATAGALLDHFGTLHRGPSFGNGRTARQVFETMVERHAMRVAQLPDPSTEDLQLLVPADLPLPRG
- a CDS encoding DeoR/GlpR family DNA-binding transcription regulator; this encodes MADNSNLLAEQRRALILDEVRRRGGVRVNELTRRLNVSDMTIRRDLDALAKLGTIEKVHGGAVPVEEARTHEPGFEAKSALELSAKEEIARAASCLVAPGSAIALSGGTTTFALAQHLTSVGQLTVVTNSVRVADVFERAQRQGEAVGTTVVLTGGVRTPSDSLVGPVADRAIRSLHFDLLFLGTHGLSPEAGLSTPNLAEAETNRNFVASARRVVAVADHTKWGVVGLSTFAELAEVDTWVTDAALPAEAAEAAREHVRELLLAPAGDRPDRAGQARSIP
- a CDS encoding GNAT family N-acetyltransferase gives rise to the protein MNDLLTDRLILHPFTVAEAERVAAGQAEPGDNWAADYPSAGERVGAGMFAKRAANHGARQPFGGWEIRRRSDGAAIGGIGFHGAPDEHGTATIGYGLSESVRGQGYASEALRGILAAAPGWGVKRLIGDTDLGNTPSQRVMEACGLTFTHQDEELKYYGIDLA